One Streptomyces sp. CG4 genomic window, GTCCGATCAGGGTGTAGAAGACGGCGACGCCCGCGCTCAGTATCAGCCGCAGCGGCAGCGTGCGCCGCAGCCCGCGCGCCCAGCCGCGCACACCTCTCTGGCTCTTCACGCCGAAGTAGACGGCGCCCGTGATCCAGGCCGCGACAAAGATCACCACGCAGGCGACGGTGATCAGAACGAGTGCCGAGTGAAGAGTGCCCATGCCTCAAGACTGCGCCGCGAGGGCGGTCGATCACCACCACCCACGGGTCGATGGAGAGCACCCCGGCTGCCTCCATCCACGGATGGAGAATCCGCCGGCCCGCCAGCCCGCCCCCGACACGCGGACGGGCGACCGGCCCGACGAGCGGACGGGCAGCCGGCCGCACGGGCGGAGCCGGCCGCACGCTGCGCCTCCTGCGGCAAACCCCTTGGGAAACAGGGCAGTTCGGGCGTGTCCCGGACGTGTCGCTGCTAGCCTGCGCGCAGATGCCGGGGCGGGACAGGGAGGAGCTGAACGCCGTGGTCCATGCGTTCGCCGTGTACCGGGACGCCATGCGCGAGGCGTGGGGCGACTGGTGGCTGGCCTGGCCGCTGCTCCAGCAGGTCGCCGTGGGGGACGTCGCACGACCTCGCGGTCGCCGCGGTCCGTGACCTCGCCCGCGGTCTCGGCGAGACGCTGCTGGTCTTCACCGAGCGGGCGGAGAACCTGGTCGACTCCACCCGGGGCATCTGGCAGCTCGTGGACCGCCTCGACAGCCGCGCCGGTCAACTGCCGTCCGGCGGGCTGGACAACGCCGACCCGCCGCCGTACCGGGGGCGGCCGTGAGCCGCCGGCCGTCGGAGCGGGCGGTCGCCGGGCGCACCGTGCTGCTCGCCGGCTGGCTCTTCGCCGACCTGCTCCTCCTGCTGCTCGTGATCGCCCTCGGCTCGCTGCCGCGCGAGCAGCGCACCGGTGCGAAGCCGACGCCGAGCGCGCCGTCCAGTGCACCGCCGAGCACCCGGGCGGCGGAGCGCGGCCTTGTGCTCAAGCCGTGCAGCTTCACCGTGGGAACGGGCAGCGCCGGGTCGGTACCGCAGCAGTTCGGCGCGCAGTTGCGCGGGGCCGGCGTGGCGGACCGTACTGCGGGCTTCGTGCTCTCCTTCGGTACGGCACCGGATCCGGGACCGGGCCAGGACGCCGCCGACAAGGTCAACGCGATGATCACCGACGGCTTCTCCCGCTTCAAGCACGCCCCCAAGCGCGGCTATTGGAAGGGCGGCCCGTCCGGCAAGGTCAGGATCGACGTCTTCTTCCTCGCCACACCCGACGGCGACACCTCGTTCCCGAAGCGCTGCCATTCCTCGGACGACGACAGCTGACGAGGGCGGACCAAGGAGGACCGGTGGCAGATACCGGTCGGTACCGGGCGCTCCGCCAGGAGTGTCCCGTCAGTCGGACACCGCCAGGCGGGCCGTCTCGCCCGGGCCCACCGGGACCACCCGGTCACGCAGGCAGACGTCGATGAGGCCGCGGTCGGAGGCGGGCACGGCGATCTCCAGGAGGCTGCTGCGCAGGCGTAGATGGACGCCCCAGTGGCCGTGGTAGCGGATGGAGAAGCCGTAGGAGGAGAGTTCCGGGAGCGGGACGGGGTCGAGGCAGAGGGCGCCGCCGCGGGTCTCCAGACCGGTCAGTCCGCGCTGGACGAGGTCGAGGGAGCCGGCCATGGCGCCGAGGTGGATGCCCTCGCCGGTGGTGCCGCCCTGCAGGTCGGCGATGTCGCCGCGCAGCGCCTCCTGGACGAAGGCCCAGGCGTCGGCGCGGCGGGCGCGGGCCAGGACCCAGCCGTGGACGAGGCCGCTGAGGGTGGAGCCGTGGCTGGTGCGGTGCAGATAGTGATCGACGGTCGCGCTCCAGGTCCGCTCGTCGAGGCGGTAGCCCAACCGGTGGAAGAGGGAACGGAGTTCGGACGCCGAGAAGAGGTAGCCGAGCATCAGGACATCGGCCTGTTTGGAGGCCTTGTACCGGTTGACGGTGTCGCCCTCCGCCTCCAGGATCCGGTCCAGGCGCCGGATGTCGTCGTACCGCGTGCGGTAGCCGTGCCAGTCCAGTTCGGCGAGGTCGCCGTAGCCCTCGAACTGGCTGATCACCCCGTCGTGGAAGGGCACATGGAGGGTGCGGGAGACCTCCTCCCAGCGGGCGGGCTCGTCCTCCTCCAGGCCGGCGCTCTCGATGAGTTCCTGGCGGCGCGGCTCGGGCAGGGCACCGAGCAGTTCCAGGGTGCGGGTGAGCACCCAGGCGGCGGTTACGTTCGTGTACGCGTTGTCGTCCAGGCCCGGTGTGTCCGCGCCGGGGTAGGCGTCGTGGTACTCGTCGGGGCCGACCACGCCGCGGATGCGGTGCCGGCCGGTCCGGGCGTCGTAGTCGGCCGAGTCCGCCCAGAAGCGGGCGATGTGCAGCAGCATCTCGGCGCCCTCGCCGTGCAGGAAGTCGATGTCGCCGGTCGCCTCGCAGTACTGCCAGATGTTGTAGGCCACCGCGGAGCCGACGTGGTGCTGGAGCCGGGAGTGGTCCGGCAGCCAGCGGCCGGAGTGGGGGTTGAGATGGAGCTGCGGGGTCTCCTCGCGGCCGTCGCTGCCGCTCTGCCACGGGTAGAGCGCCCCGCGCCGGCCCAGCTCGCGGGCCGCCTGGCAGGCGGCGTCCAGCCGACGGTGCCGGTAGTGGAGCAGGGCGCGGGAGACCTCGGGCAGGTGCAGGTTGAGGTAGGGCAGGACGAAGAGTTCGTCCCAGAAGACATGGCCGCGGTAGGCCTCGCCGTGCAGGCCTCGCGCGGGGACGCCGACGTCGAGGTCGGCCGTGTGCGGGGAGAGGGTCTGCAGCACATGGAACAGGTGCAGGCGCAGGATGCTGCCCGCCTCGCCGGGGACCTCCAGCACGGTGCGCCGCCACAGCTGCTCCCACGCGGTGGCGTGCGCCTCCAGCAGCGCGTCGACGTCGGGGGCGGCACCGACGTGGTCGACGGCCGCCTCCAGCGGGTCGCCGATGGCGGGGTCGTGCGAGGTGTACAGGGCGACGGTCTTGTCGACGGTGACGGTACGGCCGGGCGCCGGACGCAGCCTGAGGTGCTGGACGGCCCGCTCCGGCTCGTACACCGCCGTCACCGGCGCGTCGGCCGTGAGCCGGGCGGCGAGGCCGCATTCGATGCGGGAGGTACGGGTGTGGCAGCGCAGCCAGACCGTGCCGGGTGCGGCGGTGCCGGTCCGTACCTGGGTGAGGTGCCGGCCGTCCAGGTCCAGGTACCGGGCCACCCCGGAGTTGGTGACCCGTCCGTCGAGCGCGGCCTCCACCTCCAGCTCGACCTCGTCGCCCACGCCGAACGCGTCGCCTTCGACGGTGAACTCCGTGCGCAGCGCGGCGAGATGAGGGTCGGCCATGTGGACGAGGCGCAGCTGGCGCACATGGAGGGTGCCGCCGTCGGGCAGGCCGTAGCCGGTGCGGCGCTCCAGCAGCCCGGGGTCGAGGTGGAGGACCTGGTGGTGCTCGGTGACGGGGGCGGTGTCCGGGGTGAGCCAGGCGCCGCCCGCCGGGCGGAAGCGCAGCGGCAGCCAGTTGGGCAGGTTGACCATGTCCTCGTTCTCGACCCGGTGTCCGGCGACCTCGGAGGTGAGCCGGTCGTAGCAGCCGGCCGCGTAGGTGCCCGGGTAGTGGATGTCGTCCGCGGCGCACTCGGGCAGCGCCCCGCGGGTGGCGAAGTAGCCGTTGCCCAGGGTGCACAGCGACTCCCGCAGGCGCTCCTCCTCGGGCCGGTAGCCGTCGTACTCCCAGGTCGGCCCCACTCCGGTCACCCCCCGGCGGGCAGCCCGAGCCGCCCGGCGAGGACGCGGCGCGCGGTCGTGCCGCCCCGGCCAGGGGTGCACACGGTGAGCCGGTCCCCGTCCCTGTGGGCCGTGCCGGTGTGCGGCTCCATGGGCTGATTGTGCAGCGGCGGCGGCCGGGGGGTGACATCGAGAGGGGCCATACAGGTGACGCGGACCGGCCCTCACTCACGGGTAGCGGACCAGGTCCGCCACGTTGGTCGAGGAGTTCGACGGGCCTCCGGTGCCGTTGATGACGTGACTGATGGTGCCGGTGCCGCCGAGGGAGACGGTGACCATGTCGGTGAAGTTCACGTTCGGGCTGTTCGGCGCCTCGATCGCCCGGTCGGCGGCGACGCTCGGGTCGGCGTTGAAGTAGCAGTAGCTGCCGAGGCCGTACGCCTGGTGGCTGGTGACCGAGTCGGCGACCTTGTAGGCGGCGTAGCCCTTCGTGGAGCCGTTCGTCCAGGCGGACTGGTTCGGTGGGTCGTAGGGCATCTCGTTCTGGAAGAAGTAGGTGCGGCCGCCGTTGCCGTTCCAGATCACCTGGTACTTCTGGAAGTGTTCCACGAACAGGCCGTACATGGTGACGTCGTTGCCGTTGACCTGGAGCCCGGTGTCGGCGGTGTTGCTGGTCCAGCCGACTCCGCTGCCGTGGTCGGCGCGCCAGATCCACATGTGGTCGCCGATGACGTCGTTGCTGTTGACGACGAGGCCGGTGGCCGCCTTGCCGACGCCCGCGCCGCCGATGCGGAAGTAGACGTCGTGCAGGGAGGTCGGGTCGGCCGCGTGGGAGGCGGTGGAGCCGGCCGGCCCGACCTCGACCAGGGTCTTCGAGCTGGTGGTGCCGGCGTCGAAGAGCAGGCCCGCGATCTTGACGCCGTCGACGTCGCCGACGGACATCGCGGTGATGCCGCCCGCCGGGACGAAGGTGGCGAGCCCGAGGCCGAGGACGACCGTGTCGGGGCGGGTCACCTTCAGGGTCTGGTCGAGGTGGTAGACGCCGGGCGTGACGAGCAGGTTCTGCCCGGCCGCGAGGGCCGCGTTGATCTGGGCGGCGGTGGCGCCGGGCTTGACGACGTAGAACCGGCTCAGCGGCAGGGAGCTGCCCTGCGGGCTGCCGCCCGCCCAGCTGGTGGCCGTCGAGCCGGAACGCGGCGAGGGCACGAACACCTGGTAGTTCCCGGAGCCGTCGACGTACAGGAACGGCTTCTCGCGGGTGACCGGGCTCTGCGCGACGGTGGTGTACGGCGGGTTGGGGAAGCTGGTGTCCGGCACACCCTGGCTGCCGACGAACACCATGTTCCAGTTGGCCCCGGTCCAGCCGCCGAGCTGGGAGTTGCGGGTCAGCCACTGCTGCTGGGTGCCGGAGGCGACCTGCCCGTCGACCTTGCTGTCGGCGAGGTAGCCGCCGGAGGACCAGCCGCCGTCGTCCAGGGCGAGGTTGCCGCGCAGATGCATCCGGCGGTACGGCGCCGCCTGCGACACCGCCCAACGGTCGCTGCCGCCGGTGGGGTTGACGGAGAGGTTCTCGGCGCCGCGCCAGAAGTTCTGGGTGGCGTTGCCCTGGAACCAGTCGGCCTCCGCGTGCACGGCGCCGTTGACCGAGACCGCGTCCGGGGTCAGGCCGAGGCCGAGGACCTGGGTGTAGAAGCCGACGTTGACGTCCGCGCTGTAGGCGCCGGGCTTGAACAGGACGGCGTAGCGCTGGGCGCCGAACTGGTTGGTCTCCTGCTGCTTGAAGATCGCGTCCAGCTTGCTCTGGATGGCCGAGGACGACATCGACGGATCGAAGACGACGACGTTCGGGCCGAGGTCGGGGTCGCTCGTGGACTGGGTCACGGGGACCACCTGGAAGCGCTGGGCGGCGGTGCCGTTGCAGGTGTACTGCGCGAACCGGGTGCTGTCGGCGAGCGAGGCGCCCGGATCGTCCAGGCACTTGCCGCTGTTCTTGTTGACGAAGTGGAAGGCGCCGCCGCCGTCGTCCACGGCCTGCCACTGCTGGCCCGCGCCGCCGCCGTAACTCCACAGCTGGATCGGTGCGTTGTCGGCGGTGGAGACGTCGGTGACGTCCACGACCTGGCTGGTGTCGTTGCGGTTGTCGATGTGGACGGAGCCGTTGCCGGCGTCGGTGAAGCGCCACTCTTGGGCCGTGGTGCCGTTGCATGCGTACTGCTGGACGGCGGTGCCGTTGGCGGTGGCCGCGGCCTTGGCGTCCAGGCACCGGCCGCTCGCGGCGTTGATGACGGTCGCGTAGCCGCTGGGCAGGGCGGTGGCGGCGTGCGCGGGCGCGGCCCTGAGCAGGGGCGTCGGCGCGGCGGTGAGCACACAGGCGGCCGCTGCGCCGGCCAGGGCGACCAGGGCGGATCTACGGCGGCGGGAAAGGCGGGGCACGGGGTTCTCCTTTGCGGGCCGGGGTCAGCCGGTGTAGCCGGCGAAGACCCGGGTGTAGTCCCAGTCGGACTGGGCGACGCCGGAGCAGCTGTCGGCGGGGCCGCCGGTGCACGGGCGGTCGCGGTTGGCGGACCAGAAGGTGAGCCGGGCCAGGTGGTGCGTCTGCGCGTAGCCGAGGATGGTGCGGAAGTCCTCCACCGTGACCGTCTCGTCGTTGTCGGTGATCCCGTTCATCGAGGAGATGCCCATGTCCCGGTAGGCCTGGTCGTCGTTGTAGCCGTACGCGGACTTCAGCGCGCTCTTCAGGCCCTCGGCGGCCTGCGTGGTGAGGTTGCCCATGTTCTGTCCGGCGCCGCCGAAGTCGAACGGCATGATGGCCCAGGCGTCCACGGTCAGCCCGGAGGAGGCGGCCCGGTCGATCAGGCTGGTGTCGGGGCCGGACTGCCCGGTGCCGATGGTGATGTACACCTTCAGGCCGGGATTGCCCGCCTTCACCGTCTTCAGCGCGTCCACGGTCCGCTGCTGCACGGTGGCGTCGCCGTAGGCGTCGGCCTCGATGTCGATGTCGATCGCCTTCAGGCCGTAGGCGTCGATGACCTTCTGGTAGGCGCCGGCGAGTTCGCCCGCGCTGGAGCAGGAACTCTCCAGCTTGTTGCCGCTGTAGCCGCCGAAGGACGGGATCACGTCGCCGCCGTCGGCCCGCACGCTGTCGACCGTCTGCTGGTCGACGCCGCCGGTCAGCGGGCGGCTGCCGTCCCACTGCGGGTCGCAGGAGCCGTTGCTGAGCACGAAGGCGAGGGTGAACCACCGCACGCCCGTGGCCCGGGTGATGGTGGTGGGGTCCGGCGGGCTGCCCCAGCCGTTGTACAGGTACGGCGCGACGGCCATCGGCGCGGACGGATCGGCGCCGGTGGCGGCCTGGGCGGGGGAAGCGGTGAGCAGTCCGGCAGCGAGCGACAGGACGGCCGGGGAAAGGGCTGCGGGGAGTCTGGCCATGTGGGGGGGGGTGGCCTTTCACGTGGGGGCGGTCCAACGCCCGCGAACAGATGGGGCGTTGTGGTGTCCGCAGGCTTTGTTTAAGGCGTGAAGCTAAAGGTCCGGACCAGTGGAGTCAAGAGAGGAGACAGCAAACGCGCCCCGGAGGGGCGCGTGGCTGCGTCGAAGCGGCGGGCCCGCTCAGGCCGTCGGCGCCTCGTCGAACTGCGTCCGGTGCAGCTCCGCGTACCGCCCGTCGGCCGCCAGGAGCGATTCGTGGGTGCCTCGTTCCACGATCCGGCCGGACTCCACGACCAGGATCTGGTCGGCGGCCCGGACCGTGGACAGCCGGTGGGCGATGACCACGGCGGTACGCCCCTCCAGGGCCTCGGCGAGAGCCTCCTGGACGGCCGCCTCGGAGGTGTTGTCGAGGTGGGCGGTGGCTTCGTCGAGGATGACCACGCGCTGGCGGGCCAGCAGCAGCCGGGCGATGGTCATGCGCTGGCGTTCGCCGCCGGAGAGCCGGTAGCCGCGCTCGCCCACGACCGTGTCCAGGCCGTCGGGCAGGGACCGTACGACCTCGGCGAGCCGGGCCCGGCCGAGCGCCTCCCAGAGGTCCTCGTCGGTGGCGCCGGGCCGGGCGAGGAGGAGGTTGGCGCGGACGGTGTCGTGGAAGAGGTGGCCGTCCTGGGTGACCATGCCGAGGGTGCCGCGCAGCGAGCCGGCGGTCAGGTCGCGTACGTCGACCCCGCCGATGCGGACGGCGCCCGCATCGACGTCGTACAGGCGCGGCAGCAGCTGGGCGATGGTGGACTTGCCGGCGCCGGAGGAGCCGACGAGGGCCACGGTCTGGCCGGGTTCGGCGCGGAAGGAGACGCCGTGCAGGACCTCGGAGCCGCCGCGGGTGTCGAGGGCGGCGACCTCCTCCAGGGAGGCGAGGGAGACCTGGTCGGCGGCCGGGTAGGAGAAGCGGACGTCGTCGAACTCGACGGCGACCGGGCCCTCGGGGACCTCGCGGGCGTCCGGCTTCTCCTCGATGAGCGGCTTGAGGTCCAGCACCTCGAAGACCCGCTCGAAGCTGACGAGGGCGCTCATCACCTCCACGCGGGCACCGGCGAGCGCGGTGAGCGGGGCGTACATGCGGGTCAGCAGCAGGGAGAGCGAGACGACCGAGCCGGCCTGCAGGGTGTGGTGCAGCGCGAACCAGCCGCCGAGGCCGTAGACGAGGGCCAGCGCGAGGGCGGAGACCAGGGTGAGGGAGGTGATGAACACCGACTGCGCGGTGGCCGTGCGCACCCCGATGTCCCGGACGCGGGCGGCGCGTGCCGCGAACTCCGCGGACTCCTCCTCGGGGCGGCCGAACAGCTTGACCAGGGTGGCGCCGGGGGCGGAGAAGCGCTCGGTCATCCGGGTGCCCATGGCCGCGTTCAGCGCCGCCGCCTCCCGCTGCATACGGGCCATCCGGGTGCCCATGCGACGGGCGGGCAGCACGAACACCGGCAGCAGCACCAGCGCGAGCAGGGTGATCTGCCAGGACAGCGTGAGCATCACCGCGAGGGTGAGGACCAGCGTGACCAGGTTGCTCACCACGCCGGACAGGGTGTTGGCGAACGCCCGCTGGGCACCGATCACATCGTTGTTGAGACGGCTGACCAGCGCGCCCGTACGAGTCCGTGTGAAGAACGCGACGGGCATGCGCTGCACATGATCGAACACAGCCGTCCTGAGGTCGAGGATGAGTCCCTCCCCGAGCGTCGCCGACAGCCGCCGCCCGAGGATGCCGAGCCCCGCCTCGGCGAGCGCGACCAGCGCGATGAGCAGCGAGAGCCGGACGACCCGGCCGGAGTCGTGCCCCGCCACGATCGCGTCGACGACGTGGCCGGCGAGCACGGGGGTGGCCACGGCGAGCAGTGCGGTCACCACCCCGAGCAGTACGAACCGGACGATGCCCGCGCGGTGCGGGCGGGCGAAGGCGGCGATACGGCGCAGCGTGGCGCGGGCGAACGGACGGCGCTCGGACTGCGCGGTCATCACGCTGTGCAGCTGCGTCCATGCAGTGGTCTCCATGCTCATGAAGGAGAACGTAGAACCTCAAGCTTCGTTGAGGTCAATGTCCGTCTCATTTCACCCTCGCTTCCTCCAAGGCCGACACCGATGACCACAGCCTGTAAGCCGGAGTCCCCGCATCCGACATCCGCCGTTGGGGTGGCGCGGAAAACCTCTGCGAATGTGACTGCCGTCCCGCATTCCCCATGGCCCCGGGGACGACTCCCCCGTCGCGTCCCCGTCCGCCAGGTGCTGTGTCTGGTGCCGCTCGCGCTCGTCGCCGTGGTCGCCGTACGCAACCGCGCGCTGCTCGCCGCGGGCTTCGGCCAGCTGCGCACCGCCTCCTGGCCGTGGCTGCTCGCGGCGGCCGGCGCCACCTGCCTGACCTGGGTGGCCGCCGCGATCACCCGGCAGGGCGCGGTGGTGCAGCCGCTGCCGAAGGCGCGGCTGCTGGCCACCCAGTTCGCGGCGGCCTCGGCCAACCATCTGCTGCCCACCGGGCTCGGCGCGGGCGCGGTGAACCTGCGTTTCATGACCGTGTGCGGGGTCCCGCTGGCCCGTTCCTCGGCCGCGCTCGCCCTGTATCTGCTGGCCGAGTCCGTGGGCCGGCTCGGTCTGCTGACCGCTCTGCTGCTCGCCTTCCCGGACGCGCTGCGGCTCGGCCCCCTGCTGCCGGACGGCTCGGCGCTCCCGCTGCTGCTGGGCGCGGCCGGTCTGCTGGCGCTGGCGGCGGCCGTGGTGGCGCTGACCCGACCGCTGCGCCGGCGCGTGGCCGCGTTCGTGCGGGACGCCCTCGGCGAGGCGCGGTCGGTGCACACCCGGCCGGCCCGCGCCCTGGCCCTGTGGGGCGGCTCGCTGGCCTTCCCCGCGCTGCAGGCGGCCGGTCTCGCCGCGGTCGGCCAGGCGCTGCGGCTGCCGGTGCCGGTGCCGCACATGGTGCTCGCCTACCTCGCGGCGACCGTCGCGGTGGCGCTGGTGCCCACTCCGGGCGGCCTGGGTTCGGTCGAGGCGGCGCTGATCGTGGCGCTGGTCGCGGTGGGCGGCCCGGCCGCGGTCGCCACGGCGGTGGTGCTGGCCTACCGCATCATCACGGTCTGGGTGCCGCTGGTGCCGGGCGCGTTGACGCTGGGGGCGCTGGTCCGCTTCAAGGTCATCTGAGGCACAGTGGCCTTCCGTACCAGAAGAAGGCCACACCGAGGAGGGCCCCGTGCCGGTTCGCGTGGAGCGCAAGGAGTACGTCATCACCGTCGTCCTCTCCCGGCCGGCGGCCCGTAACGCGGTCGACGGGCCGACGGCCGCCGAACTCGCCGCCGCCTTCCGGGAGTTCGAGGACGACAACACCGCCCGGGTGGCGGTGCTGTGGGGCGAGGGCGGCACGTTCTGCGCGGGGGCGGACCTGAAGGCGATCGGCACGGACCGCGGCAACCGGGTGGCGGAGGACGGCGACGGGCCGATGGGGCCGACGCGGATGCGGCTGTCGAAGCCGGTGATCGCCGCCGTCGCCGGGCACGCGGTGGCGGGCGGGCTTGAGCTGGCCCTGTGGTGCGATCTGCGGGTCGCGGAGGAGGACGCCGTGTTCGGGGTGTTCTGCCGCCGCTGGGGCGTCCCGCTGATCGACGGCGGCACGGTACGGCTGCCCCGGCTGATCGGCACCAGCCGGGCCA contains:
- a CDS encoding glycoside hydrolase family 65 protein, coding for MGPTWEYDGYRPEEERLRESLCTLGNGYFATRGALPECAADDIHYPGTYAAGCYDRLTSEVAGHRVENEDMVNLPNWLPLRFRPAGGAWLTPDTAPVTEHHQVLHLDPGLLERRTGYGLPDGGTLHVRQLRLVHMADPHLAALRTEFTVEGDAFGVGDEVELEVEAALDGRVTNSGVARYLDLDGRHLTQVRTGTAAPGTVWLRCHTRTSRIECGLAARLTADAPVTAVYEPERAVQHLRLRPAPGRTVTVDKTVALYTSHDPAIGDPLEAAVDHVGAAPDVDALLEAHATAWEQLWRRTVLEVPGEAGSILRLHLFHVLQTLSPHTADLDVGVPARGLHGEAYRGHVFWDELFVLPYLNLHLPEVSRALLHYRHRRLDAACQAARELGRRGALYPWQSGSDGREETPQLHLNPHSGRWLPDHSRLQHHVGSAVAYNIWQYCEATGDIDFLHGEGAEMLLHIARFWADSADYDARTGRHRIRGVVGPDEYHDAYPGADTPGLDDNAYTNVTAAWVLTRTLELLGALPEPRRQELIESAGLEEDEPARWEEVSRTLHVPFHDGVISQFEGYGDLAELDWHGYRTRYDDIRRLDRILEAEGDTVNRYKASKQADVLMLGYLFSASELRSLFHRLGYRLDERTWSATVDHYLHRTSHGSTLSGLVHGWVLARARRADAWAFVQEALRGDIADLQGGTTGEGIHLGAMAGSLDLVQRGLTGLETRGGALCLDPVPLPELSSYGFSIRYHGHWGVHLRLRSSLLEIAVPASDRGLIDVCLRDRVVPVGPGETARLAVSD
- a CDS encoding RICIN domain-containing protein, with amino-acid sequence MPRLSRRRRSALVALAGAAAACVLTAAPTPLLRAAPAHAATALPSGYATVINAASGRCLDAKAAATANGTAVQQYACNGTTAQEWRFTDAGNGSVHIDNRNDTSQVVDVTDVSTADNAPIQLWSYGGGAGQQWQAVDDGGGAFHFVNKNSGKCLDDPGASLADSTRFAQYTCNGTAAQRFQVVPVTQSTSDPDLGPNVVVFDPSMSSSAIQSKLDAIFKQQETNQFGAQRYAVLFKPGAYSADVNVGFYTQVLGLGLTPDAVSVNGAVHAEADWFQGNATQNFWRGAENLSVNPTGGSDRWAVSQAAPYRRMHLRGNLALDDGGWSSGGYLADSKVDGQVASGTQQQWLTRNSQLGGWTGANWNMVFVGSQGVPDTSFPNPPYTTVAQSPVTREKPFLYVDGSGNYQVFVPSPRSGSTATSWAGGSPQGSSLPLSRFYVVKPGATAAQINAALAAGQNLLVTPGVYHLDQTLKVTRPDTVVLGLGLATFVPAGGITAMSVGDVDGVKIAGLLFDAGTTSSKTLVEVGPAGSTASHAADPTSLHDVYFRIGGAGVGKAATGLVVNSNDVIGDHMWIWRADHGSGVGWTSNTADTGLQVNGNDVTMYGLFVEHFQKYQVIWNGNGGRTYFFQNEMPYDPPNQSAWTNGSTKGYAAYKVADSVTSHQAYGLGSYCYFNADPSVAADRAIEAPNSPNVNFTDMVTVSLGGTGTISHVINGTGGPSNSSTNVADLVRYP
- a CDS encoding ABC transporter ATP-binding protein, whose product is METTAWTQLHSVMTAQSERRPFARATLRRIAAFARPHRAGIVRFVLLGVVTALLAVATPVLAGHVVDAIVAGHDSGRVVRLSLLIALVALAEAGLGILGRRLSATLGEGLILDLRTAVFDHVQRMPVAFFTRTRTGALVSRLNNDVIGAQRAFANTLSGVVSNLVTLVLTLAVMLTLSWQITLLALVLLPVFVLPARRMGTRMARMQREAAALNAAMGTRMTERFSAPGATLVKLFGRPEEESAEFAARAARVRDIGVRTATAQSVFITSLTLVSALALALVYGLGGWFALHHTLQAGSVVSLSLLLTRMYAPLTALAGARVEVMSALVSFERVFEVLDLKPLIEEKPDAREVPEGPVAVEFDDVRFSYPAADQVSLASLEEVAALDTRGGSEVLHGVSFRAEPGQTVALVGSSGAGKSTIAQLLPRLYDVDAGAVRIGGVDVRDLTAGSLRGTLGMVTQDGHLFHDTVRANLLLARPGATDEDLWEALGRARLAEVVRSLPDGLDTVVGERGYRLSGGERQRMTIARLLLARQRVVILDEATAHLDNTSEAAVQEALAEALEGRTAVVIAHRLSTVRAADQILVVESGRIVERGTHESLLAADGRYAELHRTQFDEAPTA
- a CDS encoding YbhN family protein yields the protein MTTACKPESPHPTSAVGVARKTSANVTAVPHSPWPRGRLPRRVPVRQVLCLVPLALVAVVAVRNRALLAAGFGQLRTASWPWLLAAAGATCLTWVAAAITRQGAVVQPLPKARLLATQFAAASANHLLPTGLGAGAVNLRFMTVCGVPLARSSAALALYLLAESVGRLGLLTALLLAFPDALRLGPLLPDGSALPLLLGAAGLLALAAAVVALTRPLRRRVAAFVRDALGEARSVHTRPARALALWGGSLAFPALQAAGLAAVGQALRLPVPVPHMVLAYLAATVAVALVPTPGGLGSVEAALIVALVAVGGPAAVATAVVLAYRIITVWVPLVPGALTLGALVRFKVI
- a CDS encoding crotonase/enoyl-CoA hydratase family protein translates to MPVRVERKEYVITVVLSRPAARNAVDGPTAAELAAAFREFEDDNTARVAVLWGEGGTFCAGADLKAIGTDRGNRVAEDGDGPMGPTRMRLSKPVIAAVAGHAVAGGLELALWCDLRVAEEDAVFGVFCRRWGVPLIDGGTVRLPRLIGTSRAMDMILTGRPVPAREAQEMGLVNRVVPTGSARAEAEALAAHIAGFPQACLRSDRASVLDQQGLDEETALRGELRHGVGVLAESADGAARFASGAGRHGSFRDL